The Sneathiella sp. P13V-1 nucleotide sequence CGCCGAAACCAATACTGCAAGTCTGGGTAATCCAGCGCTACAAACATATTAAGGATCTACAAAATGGCAAGTGACGAGGAAGAATTTCCCATTTTATCCAGTGAGGGGAAAAAATTTGATGAAATGTCCATCTATGAACTTGAAGAATATCTGGAAGAGCTAGCTCAGGAGATTCGGAAAGTCGAAAAACTTATTGAAACCAAGAAGAAAGCACAGAACGCCGCTGAGAGTTTCTTTAAAAACTAAAGACGAAATTCATACCGCCCAAGTAATCATTCCAATAAAGAAAATGTATATTTTGTGGATTTTTTTATATACGTTAATTGTAATTTAATAAAATCCCCCTAAATTCACATGTATCAACCCGCGTCGGGTTGTCGATTGGAACCTATCCAATCTATTTGACGCCTCCCTGTTGACTTGAGCCGCCTTTTGGCGGCTCTTTTTTTGTTTGCCCATTTGTCAAGAAAACTTTTTCACTATTTGTTACTGCATTATTACAAACTGATCTTGACTCATGCCCGTTTTCAGAGTTTTATGCTGCCAACAGGTCAAGTTTGACAGGTTGAGGTATCAAAATAGAAGGGGGCGCTGGTATCTGGCAGCCCCCTCATTTGTTTCTAGATCCCCTCTTCGGTAATCCCATAAAAGTCATGTGAATTAAGCTGGACCTGCCAAGCCTCACAAGGTAGCTTGCAGCCAACTAATTAATACGTGCTGTGGGAGTTGCTGAATGGCCGATCCAAACTTTCTGAAATTTGACACCCTTAGTCTTCATGCGGGACAACGCCCTGACCCGGTAACCGGTGCACGAGCGGTCCCTATTTATCAGACAACCTCCTATGTGTTCCGCGATGCCGATCACGCCGCCTCTCTTTTCAATCTGGAAAGTACAGGTCACATCTACAGCCGCCTGTCCAACCCAACGACAGCAGTATTGGAAGAACGCCTTGCCAGCCTTGAAGGTGGCGTTGGGGCGATTTGCACAGCATCTGGTCACGCCGCCATGCATCTTGCCATCGTCACGTTGATGAGTGCAGGCAACCATATCGTCTGCTCCCAATCTGTCTATGGCGGCACATACAACTTCCTGAAACACACAATGCCGCGCTTTGGCATTGAAACAACATTTGTGAACCCGCAGGACCCGGAAAACTTCAAAGCAGCGATCAAAGAAGAAACGCGTCTTGTGATCTCAGAAACGCTGGGCAATCCTGGTCTCGAAGTAACCGACATTCCAAAAGTTGCGGATATTGCACATGCTGCGGGCATTCCGCTTTTGATCGACAATACCTTTGCCACCCCATATCTGTGCCGCCCACTGGATCTCGGCGCGGATCTTGTGATGCATTCTGCCACCAAGTTTCTGGGTGGCCACGGGATCGCCATGGGCGGTGCGCTGATCGATGGTGGGCGTTTCGATTGGGCGAAAAGCGGCAAATTCCCGACATTGACCGAGCCATATGAAGGCTATCACGGCATTCAATATGAAGAAGAGTTTGGACCACTTGCCTTCCTGATGCGCGCCCGGACAGAAGGTCTTCGCGATTTTGGCGCCTGTATCAGCCCAACAAATGCGTTTCAAATCTTGCAGGGTGTGGAAACTCTTTCCGTACGCATGGAAAAGCATGTTGCAAATGCCCGGAAAGTCATTGAGTTCCTGAATGCAAACGATGCTGTGGAAAGTGTTTCATCACCTGAACTTGAAAGCCATCCAGACCATGCACTTGCGAAAGAGCTTCTGCCAAAGGGGTGCGGTTCTATCTTCAGTTTCACTGTAAAAGGCGGCCGCGAGGCAGGTAAGGCCTTTATC carries:
- a CDS encoding DUF1192 family protein, with the protein product MASDEEEFPILSSEGKKFDEMSIYELEEYLEELAQEIRKVEKLIETKKKAQNAAESFFKN
- a CDS encoding O-acetylhomoserine aminocarboxypropyltransferase, with amino-acid sequence MADPNFLKFDTLSLHAGQRPDPVTGARAVPIYQTTSYVFRDADHAASLFNLESTGHIYSRLSNPTTAVLEERLASLEGGVGAICTASGHAAMHLAIVTLMSAGNHIVCSQSVYGGTYNFLKHTMPRFGIETTFVNPQDPENFKAAIKEETRLVISETLGNPGLEVTDIPKVADIAHAAGIPLLIDNTFATPYLCRPLDLGADLVMHSATKFLGGHGIAMGGALIDGGRFDWAKSGKFPTLTEPYEGYHGIQYEEEFGPLAFLMRARTEGLRDFGACISPTNAFQILQGVETLSVRMEKHVANARKVIEFLNANDAVESVSSPELESHPDHALAKELLPKGCGSIFSFTVKGGREAGKAFIGQLQVFSHLANVGDAKSLVIHPASTTHQQMDKEALENAGISEGMIRLSVGIEDVDDLIKDLKGGLRAAAKVAEKAAAQ